A portion of the Candidatus Nitrosotenuis aquarius genome contains these proteins:
- a CDS encoding 4-hydroxybutyrate--CoA ligase has translation MTSLLEPKSIAIIGASDKEGSVGRTITSNIMKGYKGKIYPISPTRDVVFDMKAYKTVLDVKDPIDLAIVVTKNDVVPAVLEECGKKKIKGVIVITAGFKEVNEEGKKLEEQLKTIVKKYGIRMIGPNCLGVMNLDPNTMMNSTFLKVTPKSGQIALVSQSGAICAALVEDASAQGIGFSAVISVGNKADLNEIDLLKMLAEHKQTKVIVMYLEDMGNGQEFLKVCKTITKKHKKPVIILKSGRSPEGAKAAMSHTGALMGSDEIYDAVLNQSGAIRVDTMEELFDYAVAFSKQPLPLKGDLVIVSNAGGPAIISTDACSKYGIKMASIEDIRPKINAVIPPWGSSRNPVDIVGDADYNRFSGVLDNVLAHKNVGSVIAMCTPSATLNYDKLAEVIVSMSKKYKKTMLASLMGLDEGITNRQILADGGVPYYTYAEGAIRALRAMLRFSKWVSSTEGTITKFAAKKAAAKKVFDSVRKQKRTNLLEEEGQEVLRAYGFPLPQSILAKTPAEAVKAAKKIGFPVVMKIASPQIIHKSDAGGVKVGLASEQAVTDAFDVIIKNAKKYNKNAQIKGVLVQEMVKGGKELIIGSKQEPGFGQVIMLGMGGIYVEVLKDVTFRLAPVTNKEADDMIDSIRTKKLLEGVRGEKPADKKKLSELIQRLSALLIDFPEIKELDMNPVLVMEQGKGCKVLDVRIGLS, from the coding sequence ATGACTTCTCTTTTGGAGCCAAAGTCTATTGCAATTATTGGTGCATCCGACAAGGAGGGAAGTGTCGGCCGTACTATAACATCAAATATTATGAAAGGATACAAGGGCAAGATTTACCCAATTTCTCCAACACGTGACGTTGTATTTGACATGAAGGCATACAAGACAGTCCTTGATGTGAAAGACCCAATCGATCTTGCAATTGTTGTTACAAAAAATGATGTCGTGCCAGCAGTACTGGAAGAATGCGGCAAGAAAAAAATTAAGGGAGTCATAGTCATCACAGCTGGATTCAAGGAGGTAAACGAGGAAGGCAAAAAGCTAGAAGAACAGCTAAAGACAATAGTAAAAAAATACGGCATCCGCATGATTGGCCCCAACTGCCTTGGAGTCATGAACTTGGACCCAAATACAATGATGAATTCCACTTTTCTCAAAGTTACGCCAAAGTCTGGCCAAATTGCGCTGGTCTCGCAAAGCGGCGCAATATGCGCAGCACTAGTTGAGGACGCAAGCGCGCAGGGAATCGGATTTTCTGCAGTAATCAGCGTTGGAAACAAGGCTGATCTGAACGAAATTGATCTTCTCAAGATGCTTGCAGAACACAAGCAGACCAAGGTAATTGTCATGTATCTAGAAGACATGGGAAACGGCCAAGAGTTCCTCAAGGTTTGCAAAACTATCACTAAAAAACACAAAAAGCCAGTGATCATTCTAAAGTCTGGCAGAAGCCCAGAGGGAGCAAAGGCAGCAATGTCGCATACTGGTGCACTGATGGGCTCTGATGAAATCTATGATGCTGTTCTAAACCAGTCTGGCGCAATTCGTGTTGACACCATGGAAGAACTATTCGATTACGCAGTGGCATTCTCAAAGCAACCACTGCCGCTAAAAGGCGATTTGGTTATAGTGTCAAACGCAGGAGGTCCTGCAATCATCTCCACTGATGCCTGCTCCAAATATGGAATCAAGATGGCCTCAATTGAGGACATTAGGCCAAAAATCAACGCAGTGATTCCTCCGTGGGGAAGCTCACGCAATCCAGTCGACATAGTGGGCGATGCTGACTATAACCGATTCAGCGGAGTTTTGGACAATGTCTTGGCGCACAAAAACGTCGGCTCTGTTATTGCCATGTGTACTCCTTCTGCCACTCTAAACTATGACAAGCTGGCCGAAGTCATAGTATCAATGTCTAAAAAATACAAAAAGACGATGCTTGCGTCTTTGATGGGCCTAGACGAGGGAATCACAAACAGGCAAATTCTGGCGGATGGCGGCGTTCCATACTATACGTATGCAGAGGGCGCAATTCGCGCACTACGGGCAATGCTTCGATTCTCAAAGTGGGTCAGCTCCACCGAAGGAACAATTACCAAGTTTGCAGCCAAAAAGGCAGCCGCAAAAAAGGTCTTTGACTCTGTTCGAAAACAAAAGAGAACAAACCTCCTAGAAGAGGAAGGCCAAGAAGTACTGCGTGCGTATGGATTCCCACTACCGCAAAGCATCCTGGCAAAAACACCGGCAGAGGCGGTCAAGGCAGCCAAAAAAATTGGATTTCCAGTTGTAATGAAGATTGCATCGCCCCAAATAATCCACAAGTCCGATGCGGGAGGAGTCAAGGTAGGCCTTGCAAGCGAGCAGGCAGTAACAGATGCATTTGATGTAATAATCAAAAACGCCAAAAAATACAACAAGAACGCGCAGATCAAGGGCGTACTCGTCCAGGAAATGGTCAAGGGCGGCAAAGAGCTCATCATTGGCTCAAAGCAAGAGCCTGGATTTGGCCAGGTCATAATGCTTGGAATGGGAGGAATCTACGTAGAGGTTCTAAAAGATGTCACATTCAGACTGGCGCCAGTAACAAACAAGGAAGCAGACGACATGATTGATTCAATCAGAACTAAAAAATTACTAGAGGGAGTCCGCGGAGAAAAGCCAGCAGACAAGAAAAAGCTATCAGAGCTAATACAAAGACTGTCTGCGTTGTTAATTGACTTTCCGGAAATCAAGGAGCTTGACATGAACCCAGTACTTGTAATGGAACAAGGAAAAGGCTGCAAAGTCCTAGATGTCCGAATCGGACTGTCTTAG
- a CDS encoding P-II family nitrogen regulator: MKLYNVKMLTIVCEILAQKNIIGILEKHNVSGYTTYETDGNGAKGIRGRGFKNEKNVKIEVILRETTAEKIIEDILSKLISDFAIIFYMSDVQVARSEKFT; encoded by the coding sequence ATGAAGCTCTACAACGTCAAGATGCTTACCATAGTATGTGAGATTCTTGCGCAAAAAAATATCATCGGTATTCTTGAAAAACATAATGTATCAGGATACACAACCTACGAAACAGACGGGAATGGAGCAAAAGGAATTCGCGGTAGAGGCTTCAAAAATGAAAAAAACGTAAAAATCGAAGTCATATTGAGAGAAACTACTGCAGAAAAAATAATTGAGGACATACTAAGCAAACTAATATCAGATTTTGCTATAATTTTCTACATGAGTGATGTCCAAGTTGCACGATCGGAAAAATTCACCTGA
- the arsM gene encoding arsenite methyltransferase: MSEQIKKEIKQRYGKIALSGNSDCCCMPGECKSGDSPIDATKLIGYDQKDLESIPQESILGVGCGAPLNHADLKEGEIVVDLGSGAGIDIFLAAKKVSGSGKAIGIDMTDQMLEKARANALKGNYSNVEFKKGDIEKNIPLDNNTVDAVISNCVINLTTNKTSAFREVYRILKHGGRMVISDLITDAEILQEQISSDQWCACIDGAMTKENYILCMEQAGFERIQVLEERTYMEGEKVGGRKIVSLVIKAEKRSI, encoded by the coding sequence ATGAGTGAACAAATCAAAAAAGAAATCAAACAAAGATATGGCAAAATAGCGTTATCTGGAAATTCTGATTGCTGTTGCATGCCGGGCGAATGTAAAAGTGGAGACTCACCCATAGACGCAACGAAGCTGATAGGTTATGATCAAAAAGACCTTGAATCAATCCCACAGGAATCGATCCTTGGTGTTGGTTGCGGTGCACCACTAAATCATGCTGATCTGAAGGAGGGCGAAATTGTGGTTGATTTGGGCTCTGGAGCCGGAATTGACATCTTTCTGGCCGCAAAAAAAGTATCTGGTTCAGGCAAAGCAATAGGAATCGACATGACAGATCAAATGTTAGAAAAAGCAAGAGCAAACGCACTAAAGGGAAATTATTCCAATGTTGAATTCAAAAAAGGCGATATTGAGAAAAACATTCCCTTGGATAACAATACAGTTGATGCCGTAATTAGCAACTGCGTCATCAATCTTACAACAAACAAAACTAGCGCATTCAGAGAAGTTTATCGAATTTTAAAACATGGGGGGAGAATGGTGATTTCTGATCTTATCACTGATGCCGAGATTTTACAAGAGCAAATAAGCTCTGATCAATGGTGTGCATGCATAGATGGAGCCATGACAAAGGAAAATTACATCTTGTGCATGGAGCAAGCTGGATTTGAGAGAATTCAGGTGTTGGAAGAGCGAACCTACATGGAAGGAGAAAAAGTCGGCGGACGAAAGATTGTCAGCCTTGTAATAAAGGCAGAAAAACGATCGATCTAA
- a CDS encoding sodium-dependent bicarbonate transport family permease: protein MDILQLIQDNILTPIVLFFLLGIVAARIKSDLKIPEAISEFLPIYLLAAIGLHGGIEMRKTGFETMLIPMLVAIVLSLLMTLNHYQILRRLGKFNIFDSYALASTYGAVGAITFSVGLSFLKNQGITSEGYITAILAVLEPLAFILAIFLTNMAVAKQIRAKKQTFTEDADSDSFDASSGQAKTRLFQVLRESITGKAIVILIGSIIIGYTIGYGGFAPIKILFEDLFVGAIVIFLIEMGIIAGQRLDDVRKVGAFLIGFSLIIPTMNGIIGVLVATYLGLSVGGAVMFGLLLASASFIAAPAVLRTAIPQAKPSLYITSALGITFPYNIIILLPVMLTISTMAHSSETINLFDYLRQYS from the coding sequence ATGGACATATTACAGTTAATCCAAGATAATATTCTAACACCCATAGTGTTGTTTTTCCTATTGGGAATAGTCGCAGCTAGGATCAAATCTGATTTGAAAATTCCAGAGGCAATATCGGAATTTTTGCCAATCTACCTCCTTGCAGCAATAGGACTGCATGGTGGAATTGAGATGAGAAAAACAGGATTTGAGACCATGCTGATTCCAATGCTTGTCGCAATCGTATTATCACTATTGATGACTCTAAATCACTATCAGATCCTAAGAAGGCTTGGAAAATTCAACATATTTGACTCGTATGCGCTTGCATCCACGTATGGTGCAGTGGGTGCAATAACCTTCTCTGTTGGACTGTCTTTTTTGAAAAACCAAGGAATAACATCAGAAGGATACATCACTGCAATACTGGCAGTCCTAGAGCCCCTGGCGTTCATCCTAGCCATATTTCTGACAAATATGGCTGTTGCAAAACAGATTCGTGCAAAAAAACAGACGTTTACGGAAGATGCTGACTCGGATAGTTTTGATGCTTCAAGTGGGCAGGCCAAGACTAGACTGTTTCAGGTATTACGTGAATCCATAACGGGTAAAGCAATTGTGATCTTAATTGGTAGTATCATAATCGGATACACCATAGGATATGGCGGATTTGCGCCAATTAAGATCCTCTTTGAAGATCTGTTTGTAGGTGCAATTGTGATATTCCTAATAGAAATGGGAATAATTGCAGGACAAAGACTAGACGACGTAAGAAAAGTCGGAGCATTTTTGATAGGATTCTCGCTGATAATTCCAACCATGAATGGGATAATCGGCGTCTTGGTGGCAACTTATCTAGGATTGAGTGTAGGCGGAGCGGTAATGTTTGGTTTGCTTTTGGCAAGCGCGTCCTTTATTGCAGCTCCGGCAGTACTAAGAACTGCAATACCGCAGGCAAAACCAAGCCTATACATCACATCGGCGCTTGGAATAACATTCCCATACAATATCATCATATTGCTTCCAGTGATGCTGACCATATCCACAATGGCCCACAGCAGCGAAACAATAAACTTATTCGATTATCTGAGGCAATATTCATAA
- a CDS encoding high frequency lysogenization protein HflD: MIEELVKQLPTATPFFTLVAGFVIGLSHAFEPDHVVAVATQNSKLLQKGSPSRFYQIGASAVKSSILGALWGAGHTSALVLVSLLIFVFSMSIPEKVFGSFEIGVGLMLVALGVFTYRKKALIGQKHIHPHAHDNLVHTHPHSHDNSHTHGHKSYIIGCIHGLAGSGSLVVLALSTLNNLENILSLVIMFGAGSIVGMMLVSSVIGLPFSLARNSGKINKILRYVVGSISVVIGIDILYDVISSGNFVGLDLQFL, translated from the coding sequence ATGATAGAAGAACTAGTCAAACAACTACCAACTGCAACGCCCTTCTTTACGCTTGTTGCCGGATTTGTGATAGGGCTATCTCATGCATTTGAGCCTGATCATGTGGTTGCAGTGGCAACGCAGAACTCCAAGCTATTGCAGAAAGGCTCGCCTTCGAGATTTTATCAAATTGGCGCATCTGCCGTAAAAAGTTCTATCCTGGGGGCACTGTGGGGGGCAGGACACACATCCGCACTTGTCCTAGTGAGCCTTTTGATCTTTGTGTTCTCGATGAGCATTCCAGAAAAGGTCTTTGGCAGCTTTGAGATTGGGGTGGGCTTGATGCTTGTGGCACTTGGCGTTTTTACATACCGCAAAAAAGCCTTGATTGGACAAAAACACATCCATCCTCATGCCCATGACAATCTGGTGCACACGCACCCTCACTCGCACGACAACTCCCACACACACGGGCACAAATCATACATCATTGGATGCATACATGGCCTTGCCGGCAGCGGAAGCCTGGTTGTATTGGCGCTCTCGACACTGAATAATCTGGAAAACATCCTGTCACTTGTGATAATGTTTGGCGCAGGCTCTATTGTTGGGATGATGTTGGTGAGTAGTGTAATAGGATTGCCGTTTTCGCTGGCGCGCAACTCTGGTAAAATTAACAAAATTTTACGCTATGTGGTTGGCTCTATTAGTGTTGTAATAGGAATTGACATTTTGTATGATGTCATATCAAGCGGAAATTTTGTTGGCCTTGACCTGCAATTCCTCTAG
- a CDS encoding winged helix-turn-helix transcriptional regulator, whose amino-acid sequence METKRKQIPIISDACSFQGYDAASLMLETSKLRKIITRRGTLEILIPLCCTTESVRYKQFRQALHGISSKTLAIRLKELEKSGILQRQSFNEIPPRVEYRLTNKGQDLVESIIALLQWMKKWSSTKK is encoded by the coding sequence ATGGAAACTAAAAGAAAACAGATTCCGATCATTTCTGATGCGTGTAGTTTTCAAGGCTATGATGCAGCTTCGCTCATGTTGGAAACATCAAAGCTGAGAAAAATAATCACAAGGAGGGGAACTCTTGAGATCTTGATTCCTCTTTGTTGCACGACGGAATCCGTACGATACAAACAATTCCGTCAAGCTTTACATGGCATAAGCAGTAAGACATTGGCAATCAGGCTCAAGGAGCTTGAAAAGAGTGGAATTTTGCAAAGACAGTCGTTCAATGAGATCCCGCCACGTGTAGAATACAGGCTGACAAACAAGGGTCAGGATCTAGTAGAATCCATAATAGCATTATTACAATGGATGAAAAAATGGTCCAGTACAAAAAAATAA
- a CDS encoding reverse transcriptase-like protein: MELSVYVDGSGGDNAGYGYFVKETGESFYEKKPGITNNQAEYLGIISALERLGGQGNAITIYSDSKNTVSQLNHEFAINSESLRELARKAWSLMGKIPDLKIIWIPRAQNLAGKMLGS, from the coding sequence ATGGAACTTAGCGTCTACGTGGATGGCTCTGGGGGAGACAATGCCGGCTATGGGTATTTTGTCAAGGAAACAGGCGAATCCTTCTATGAAAAAAAGCCCGGAATCACAAACAACCAGGCGGAATACCTGGGAATAATATCTGCACTGGAAAGACTTGGGGGGCAGGGCAACGCAATTACGATTTACTCTGATTCCAAAAATACAGTATCTCAGCTTAATCACGAGTTTGCGATAAACTCGGAAAGCTTGCGCGAGCTTGCAAGAAAGGCGTGGTCCCTGATGGGCAAAATTCCCGATCTCAAAATAATCTGGATTCCGCGAGCTCAGAACTTGGCCGGAAAAATGCTTGGCAGCTAG